The Actinomycetota bacterium DNA window ACGACGTGTTCAAACCGCTCGCGGTGGGTAGCCGGTCGGTCGGCGCATGTTCCGCGTAGGGATAGCGGTTGGTCACGGTGTACGCGTCCTGCACCCAGAACATCCGGTTCTTGCCGGTCGAGTCCTTCATCAGCACCGGATACGGGTCGTTGTCATAGCGGAGGAACGGTGCCACCTTGCGGACGCGTGCCCGTATGTCGCGCACGTAGAGCGCTCGCGACTGCTTGGTGATGAAGCCGGAGATGAAGGCGTTGTAGTCGCCGAAGCGCAAGGCGAGCGCGGCCCGCTTGAACACCGAGTCCATCACGACCCCGCCGGTGCCCCTGTAGGTGCTGGTCTTGTTGGTGCCGTTCTGCTGGGGGAAGTCGACCTCGCGCTGCTGGGTCTTGACGATGGCGTAGCCCTCGAGGTTCTCGCCGTAGTACAGACCCGGCTCGTCGATCGGGATGTCGCCGGTCGGGGGAAGGTCCTTCACGATCAGCTGGGGATCGCCCTCGGGCGTCACCGCGTTCGCCGGTGAGAGAACGGCACCGTACCCATGGGTGAACTGCAGATGCCGGTTGACCCACGAGCTCGACGTGACCCCTGCGGTGTTGAGCTCGCGTGCCGAGATCAGCACCTGGGTCTTGCGGTTGTCGAGGTTGTACCGGTCGATGTCGGCGTCGTTGAACTCGTAGAACGTACGCAGTCCCTGCAGTCGCTGGTACGAGAGCTGCAGGACCTTGGGATCCCAGAGCCGCACGTTGCGGATGGTCTCGGAGTTGTCGACGAGGCTCTGGGCGTTGAGGTTCTGGTCGTCGTACGCGAAGTTCTTCACGCTCTTGTTGCTGACGTTGATGTTCAACGCGGCGCGCGTGGCCGTGATGTTCCGCTTGATGTAAGGCGCTTCCTTCTTAGACTCCTCCGGGTTCACGCGGAAGCTCTGGATGAAGGCCGGGTACGCGGCGCCGGCCGCCACCGACGTGAGGACCCACAGGCCCACCGCGAGCACCGGCAGGATCCAACCGCGGATGAAGATGTTCACGAGGAACAAGAGGAAGGCGAAGATCGAGATACCGATCAGCAGCTTGAGCGCCGGCAGCTGGGCCTTGACGTCGGTGTACGTCGCCCCTTGCACGACGCCTCGGTGCGAGAAGTCGAGCTCGAACTGCTGCAGGTAGTAGCCGGCCGCCTTGAGCAGGGCGAGCACGCCGAGCAGGACGGAGAGGTGGGCCTTGACCTGGGGAGTCACCTTCTGACCGGGCGTCTGCACGCGGATGCCGCCGTTGAGGTAGTGGGCGACCGCGGTGACGACGAGGACGATGACGATCGCGGCGAACAGCCACCCCACGACGAAGCGCCAGAACGGCAGCTGGAAGACGAAGAACCCGATGTCGCGCCCGAACTGAGCATCGTCGATGTGGAAGGGCACGTGGTTGCGGAAGAGGATCCACTCGTTCCAGTGGCTCGCCGCGCCCGGGCCCGCGATGAGCGCGAAGAGCCCGGCGATGGCGGTGCGCACCAGCCCGCCGCGTGCGCCCACCACCTCGTGATAGCGCTCGACGATCTCCTCTTCGGGCCCGAGCGGGCGGAACGCCGGGGCGATCCGGTCCGCGATCCAGAGGTTCACGTACATGAGCACGAAGAACAGGGCCGTGAACACGACGCCGAGGCCGAGCTTGGCCCAGAGGACGCCGCGCCACACGGTCGTCAGCTTGAGCTCATCGAACCAGAGGTAGTCGGTGTAGAAGCTTGCGATGCCTCGTGAGGAGATGAAGAGAACGAACAGGACGGCCAGGATGACGAGCAGACCCGCCCGACTGCGCGCCGGTCGCAAGCGGCGCCGGCGGGGCAGATCCGTGGGGGGACGCATGACCGAGGAGCCTACGTGAGGGCGACCGCTTCGCAGTCGCGACAAACGACGCTCAAGTGGCGGCTGCGGGGACGAGCAGGCAGCGGCACCCTGCGTGCGCGGGCGGGTACGTCTGCCCGGTGGGGAACTTCGTCCCCTTGGGCGTCGGCCCCGCGAGGGCGTTGTCGTCACAGTCGGGGCAGGCGCCCTCGTCGTCGTCGACCAGCCAGCGCAGGCTCGCATCGTCGGGACTGGCGCGGTAGGCACCCATCGTGAACGCGGCGGCCAGGTGTTGGCGGGACACCGGCTCGATTCGCTCCGCCTTCCACTGGCGGTAGCCCGCGCCGAGGCTCGCCACGACCGCCTCGTCGTCGTCGGGCGCGGCGGTCAGCGCCCGCTCGAGGCGGTCACGCAGCGGCCCCACCAGGTCCGAGGCGAGGTCGACCGCGAGGTCGTCGACGGGGAGCGCGACGCGTCCGTCGGCGCCCGTCACGGAGCGAACGCCGGCCTGCGCCGCCCGGGCCAGCAACGGCTCGGCGACGTCGCGGTAGCGGCGGGCCTGGTCGACGACCGACAACAGCACGACGTCGGGCTGCGCCTTGCCGCGTGCAGTACGGAGCCGGTCGAGCACCTCGTTCTGCTCGTCCTGCAGGGCCCGCTTCAACTTGCGCACGAGTTGTGCGCTGAGGGGCTCGAGCACCTCGTCGCGCTGTTGCAGTGCCGTCTCGTCCGCCGCGTCGGCGCCGGCCTCGACGTGCGCGTCGCCGGGCGCGATCGCGACGTCGGCGGGCTCATCAGCAGACGGGGCATCGGGGAGCGCCTTCTCGGTGGGGGCCCCGCCATCGGGAGCTGTCGCCGCGGGCGGCACCGCTTCGGCCGTCGTCGCAGCCGTCTCCCGCTCGGCTCGCATCCGGGAGAAGATCTCGTCGACCGACGGGGCCGGCGGGGTGCCGAGGAGCGACGCCTCATCGAGCACGCGAACGCCCTCGTCGTCGGACGGCGGCTGCACCTCCACGAGCACGGCTCCATCGTCGGCCCCGCTCTTCTGGCCGCGCCGGCTGAGGATGCGCAGACCCCCCGAGCGCCGCTCCCCCTCGTCGTCGGCGGCGGGGACATCGGCCGGCGTCGCGTCCTCGGGGGTGGCCAGCTCGACCTCCATGTCGCCCACCGAGGGCTCGGGCTCCTCCGCCGCGGTGCGACGAGCCGCGGCCTCCGCCGCCACGCGAGCTTCGGCCTCGGCCACCGTCAGCTCCTCGGTGGCCTCGTCGAGCGTGCGGCGCACCACCCGGTAGGCCTCGAGCAGCCGCTCCCTCCCCGCGCGCAGCTGCTCGATCTGCACGTGGGCGAGTCGGCGCCGGCGGGCGAGGTCGCCGAGCAGCCGCTCGCGCACGGCTTGAGCCTCGCCGACCATCTCCTTGCCCTGCGTGCGGGCCGCCTCCAACTCGGCCGCGGCCTCCGAGGCGGCCCGCTCGCGGAGCGCGGTGCTCTCCTCGAGCGCCGCCTCACGAATGCCGGCCGCCACCCGGTTGGCTTCGTCGATGCGCTGGTTCAGCACCGACTCCGATTCCTCGCGGAGCCGGGTGGCGTCGTCTTCCGCCTCGCGCCGGACCCGAACCGCGTTCTCCTCGGCCTTGTTGCGGATGTCGGTCGCGGCCTCGCGCGCGCTCTGGAGGACCCGGGTGGTCTGCTCGCCGAGCGCGGCCGTGAGCGCGCTCTCGTCGAGCTCGGGATGGGCGGCCCGCTCGCGAGCCTCGTCGAGTGACTGGCGGAGCTGCCGTTCGTTGTCGGCCAGTGCCAGGAGCTCGTCGGCGACCCGCTTCAAGAACAGGCGCACCTCCGCCTGATCGAAGCCGCGGAAGGACGTCGCGAACGTTCGCGCCGCCACCTCCTCAGGGGCGAGCGAGCGCCCGGACGAGATGACGATGTGGTCCTCGGCCATGACCCCGTGAGCCTACCGGGAGGTCGCGGTGACGGGGAAAGCGTGAAGCCGGTCACTCGGCCGGCTCGGCCCACCGTCCGCTCGCCGCCTCGGTGAGCTCCCTGGCCCTACGCCCCCCGCTTCGGGCCGGGCAGGGCGTAGGTCGGCGCGTTGCTGCCCTTGAGGTCGCCGAGCGCACGCAGTGCTCCGTCGATGGTGTCG harbors:
- a CDS encoding UPF0182 family protein, which gives rise to MRACAGWSTTTRAPAPTVTTTPSRGRRPRGRSSPPGRRTRPRTQGAAACSSPQPPLERRLSRLRSGRPHVGSSVMRPPTDLPRRRRLRPARSRAGLLVILAVLFVLFISSRGIASFYTDYLWFDELKLTTVWRGVLWAKLGLGVVFTALFFVLMYVNLWIADRIAPAFRPLGPEEEIVERYHEVVGARGGLVRTAIAGLFALIAGPGAASHWNEWILFRNHVPFHIDDAQFGRDIGFFVFQLPFWRFVVGWLFAAIVIVLVVTAVAHYLNGGIRVQTPGQKVTPQVKAHLSVLLGVLALLKAAGYYLQQFELDFSHRGVVQGATYTDVKAQLPALKLLIGISIFAFLLFLVNIFIRGWILPVLAVGLWVLTSVAAGAAYPAFIQSFRVNPEESKKEAPYIKRNITATRAALNINVSNKSVKNFAYDDQNLNAQSLVDNSETIRNVRLWDPKVLQLSYQRLQGLRTFYEFNDADIDRYNLDNRKTQVLISARELNTAGVTSSSWVNRHLQFTHGYGAVLSPANAVTPEGDPQLIVKDLPPTGDIPIDEPGLYYGENLEGYAIVKTQQREVDFPQQNGTNKTSTYRGTGGVVMDSVFKRAALALRFGDYNAFISGFITKQSRALYVRDIRARVRKVAPFLRYDNDPYPVLMKDSTGKNRMFWVQDAYTVTNRYPYAEHAPTDRLPTASGLNTSFNYVRNSVKVVIDAYNGSMKFYVVDTKDPIVKAYQKAFPKLFSPKSEMSAELRSHLRYPEDLFRVQTNAFGLYHINDPADFYNKADAWDIAQDPGSGLVGSSGTTATTNAQGVVGPSRELRMDPYYLLMRLPGEPREDFLILQPFVPTSKDDSRKNLTAFMVAKSDPQDYGQLEVFVMPRNLQVPGPALVDAQINQDPSISQQITLLGQASSGSRVRLGSLLVIPVNQSLLFIRPLYLEAERTAQPQFKKAIVVYANRAVMKDTLHEALVELFGSAPETLEANAGQTPPPAQPPGQPGQTPTVVSPQLQQLFDRLRVTLAAASDAKSKGNLAEFEAKYNEAVAIAADIQAALGGSAAPPSSAAPTTTAPPATTTTTAASA
- a CDS encoding DivIVA domain-containing protein — encoded protein: MAEDHIVISSGRSLAPEEVAARTFATSFRGFDQAEVRLFLKRVADELLALADNERQLRQSLDEARERAAHPELDESALTAALGEQTTRVLQSAREAATDIRNKAEENAVRVRREAEDDATRLREESESVLNQRIDEANRVAAGIREAALEESTALRERAASEAAAELEAARTQGKEMVGEAQAVRERLLGDLARRRRLAHVQIEQLRAGRERLLEAYRVVRRTLDEATEELTVAEAEARVAAEAAARRTAAEEPEPSVGDMEVELATPEDATPADVPAADDEGERRSGGLRILSRRGQKSGADDGAVLVEVQPPSDDEGVRVLDEASLLGTPPAPSVDEIFSRMRAERETAATTAEAVPPAATAPDGGAPTEKALPDAPSADEPADVAIAPGDAHVEAGADAADETALQQRDEVLEPLSAQLVRKLKRALQDEQNEVLDRLRTARGKAQPDVVLLSVVDQARRYRDVAEPLLARAAQAGVRSVTGADGRVALPVDDLAVDLASDLVGPLRDRLERALTAAPDDDEAVVASLGAGYRQWKAERIEPVSRQHLAAAFTMGAYRASPDDASLRWLVDDDEGACPDCDDNALAGPTPKGTKFPTGQTYPPAHAGCRCLLVPAAAT